A DNA window from Roseovarius sp. Pro17 contains the following coding sequences:
- a CDS encoding SOS response-associated peptidase, producing the protein MCNLYSNTMPVAAMRQLFAVDASNDQLGNAEPLPAIFPKGTAPVVALTDDGQRALWNTHWGLVLPQVSKKTGKPIQPKAVNNARDDKLRTSPFWKTSFVERRCLIPATSFCEAKGRNPATYVWFGVTGEGNRPPFAFAGVWRAFSGNYGGEHREMVTSSMVTTTPNELVRDTHPDRMPVILHPEDYEEWLTGRPEPAFALLRPFPAESMVIHQSGEGLKSDKGGL; encoded by the coding sequence ATGTGCAATCTTTACTCAAACACCATGCCGGTTGCCGCCATGCGCCAGCTGTTCGCAGTTGATGCGAGCAACGATCAGCTCGGCAATGCGGAGCCGTTGCCTGCGATCTTCCCGAAGGGGACCGCCCCTGTTGTTGCGCTGACCGACGATGGTCAGCGCGCCCTCTGGAACACGCATTGGGGACTTGTGCTGCCCCAGGTCTCAAAAAAGACCGGCAAGCCGATCCAACCGAAGGCGGTGAACAACGCCCGTGACGACAAGCTCCGAACGTCGCCCTTCTGGAAGACCAGCTTTGTCGAACGCCGGTGCCTGATCCCGGCGACGAGCTTCTGCGAGGCCAAGGGTCGCAACCCGGCCACCTATGTCTGGTTTGGCGTGACAGGCGAGGGCAACCGGCCGCCCTTCGCCTTTGCCGGTGTCTGGCGCGCATTCAGCGGCAATTACGGCGGTGAGCACCGCGAGATGGTCACCTCGTCGATGGTGACGACAACGCCGAATGAGCTGGTGCGAGATACCCACCCGGACCGGATGCCTGTGATCCTGCATCCGGAAGACTACGAGGAGTGGCTGACAGGTCGGCCGGAACCAGCCTTTGCTCTGTTACGGCCATTTCCGGCTGAATCCATGGTCATTCATCAAAGCGGCGAAGGCCTGAAATCCGACAAGGGCGGTCTGTAA